The following proteins come from a genomic window of Megalobrama amblycephala isolate DHTTF-2021 linkage group LG1, ASM1881202v1, whole genome shotgun sequence:
- the LOC125248610 gene encoding gastrula zinc finger protein XlCGF7.1-like has translation MEVKEESEELSEVEEEHHDKPGEKPLSRSKTEKRFLKKRRAKKSTTCTQCGQSFSTKQSLDVHMRVHTGEKPFTCDQCGKSFTRSSHLKEHMKIHAGVRLFTCDQCGKTFTQSINLKTHLRVHTKEKPYSCSVCGKSFSLLCSLHEHEKIHTGVREYMCFDCEKTFTKANYLKLHQRIHTGEKPYKCSHCDKRFSVSSSLKTHERIHTGEKPYKCSHCGKRFNQSSHLKKHERIHSREKPHTCDQCGKGFTTKSHLKIHMKIHAVQKPHHHSLKS, from the coding sequence atggaagtgaaggaggagagtgaagaactgagtgaagtggaggaggaacatcatgacaaacctggagaaaaacctttgagtcgctcaaagactgaaaagagatttttaaagaaaagaagagccaagaaatctacaacctgcactcagtgtggacagagtttctcaacaaaacaaagtcttgatgttcacatgagagttcacactggagagaagccgttcacatgtgatcaatgtgggaagagcttcacgCGATCATCACACCTTAAAgaacacatgaagatccatgctgGAGTGAGactgttcacatgtgatcaatgtggtaAAACATTTACTCAGTCAATAAACCTGAAGACACACCTCAGAGTTCATACGAAGGAGAAGCcatattcatgttctgtgtgtggaaagagtttttcactgctgtGTAGTTTACATGAACATGAGAAaatacacactggtgtgagagagtacatgtgctttgattgtgagaagacttttactaaagcaaactatttaaaactgcaccagagaattcacactggagaaaaaccttacaagtgttcacactgtgacaagagattcagtgtgtcatcatctctgaaaacacatgagaggatccacactggagaaaaaccttacaagtgttcacactgtggcaagagattcaatcagtcatcacatctgaaaaaacatgagaggatccacagcagagagaagccacacacgtgtgatcagtgtggaaagggtTTCACTACTAAAagtcacctgaagatacacatgaagatccatgcagtgcagaaaccacatcaccacagtctgaAATCATGA